A part of Allocoleopsis franciscana PCC 7113 genomic DNA contains:
- a CDS encoding phospholipase D-like domain-containing protein, with product MNLEESAPLTPEELRRYDNRTGFDLVCCKAVGLPVYKITVQALTQLRKPIPPIEEYVLKAIDIGLASEQDIAGFLGLEQPIVRDAMINLRISEDIDLIAPDSSLMQVWQLTKKGKETLRAAKIVVPEERTFDINFDGLLRHPRWYGYLESSLLKPKDLRNQGIIEIEPSPNKPPELSDLKLKDVDAIIHKIEEKIKARSKQERDLLALKAIERRQRFFQPALALIYKAKDSDDVQVAFAIDAVLSNEHEEAFARTDGVRKLRILESLRESTPRKLAEEVLGHDFVAQAPLQEVEALKEEVSAAQAQLEEQINTTRNSIEQTEDDEAKLILEQQLQEAQQQIEGLKAKLDSRLASVPMRWLEMYEHRPLLEQALNDSQERLMIISPWIRASSVNQQFLQQFEKLIKRGVQVFIGYGLGEKDNDKRYPSDIKAEENIQKLARQYKNSFVLKRLGDTHAKILISDTKFAVTTSFNWLSFRGDRDRTFRDERGTLVSDPQKIDELFDSYRSRFDQ from the coding sequence ATGAATTTAGAAGAATCAGCTCCTCTCACCCCAGAAGAACTGCGTCGTTATGACAATCGAACAGGTTTTGACCTTGTTTGTTGTAAAGCCGTCGGTTTACCCGTTTATAAAATTACGGTTCAAGCGCTAACCCAACTCCGTAAGCCAATTCCTCCGATAGAAGAATATGTCTTAAAAGCTATTGACATTGGTCTTGCCTCAGAACAGGATATTGCAGGTTTTCTGGGTCTGGAGCAGCCGATTGTCAGGGATGCAATGATTAATTTAAGAATAAGTGAGGATATCGATCTCATTGCCCCTGATAGCTCTCTAATGCAAGTTTGGCAATTAACTAAGAAAGGAAAGGAGACTCTCCGTGCAGCCAAAATTGTTGTTCCAGAGGAGCGAACCTTTGATATCAACTTTGATGGACTCCTACGACATCCTCGTTGGTACGGATACTTGGAGTCAAGTTTGCTAAAGCCTAAAGACTTACGCAACCAAGGAATTATAGAAATTGAACCATCGCCGAATAAACCTCCAGAATTGTCAGACCTCAAACTCAAAGATGTGGATGCAATTATTCACAAAATTGAGGAGAAAATTAAAGCAAGATCCAAACAAGAGCGTGATTTGCTAGCCTTGAAAGCTATTGAAAGAAGGCAAAGGTTTTTCCAACCTGCCTTAGCACTAATCTATAAGGCAAAAGATAGTGATGATGTTCAGGTTGCCTTTGCTATTGATGCTGTTCTATCCAATGAACATGAAGAAGCCTTTGCTCGTACTGATGGTGTTAGAAAACTTCGCATTCTAGAATCATTGAGGGAAAGCACGCCCCGAAAGCTGGCTGAAGAAGTTTTAGGGCATGATTTTGTTGCTCAAGCTCCATTACAAGAAGTTGAAGCTCTTAAGGAAGAAGTATCTGCGGCTCAAGCTCAGCTAGAAGAACAAATAAACACAACTCGAAACAGTATTGAACAAACTGAGGACGATGAAGCAAAACTCATTCTTGAGCAACAACTTCAAGAAGCACAACAGCAAATAGAGGGACTTAAAGCCAAACTTGATTCGCGCCTAGCTTCAGTTCCTATGCGATGGTTAGAGATGTACGAACACCGTCCGCTTCTGGAACAGGCTCTAAATGATAGCCAAGAACGTCTGATGATCATCTCTCCTTGGATTCGAGCCAGTTCTGTGAATCAACAGTTTCTCCAACAGTTTGAAAAGCTTATCAAGCGCGGAGTGCAAGTTTTTATTGGATACGGGTTGGGAGAAAAAGACAACGATAAAAGGTATCCATCTGATATTAAAGCAGAGGAGAATATCCAAAAATTAGCACGTCAGTACAAAAATAGTTTTGTCCTTAAGCGTCTGGGAGATACCCACGCGAAAATCCTTATCTCTGATACAAAATTTGCTGTTACTACGAGTTTCAACTGGCTTTCCTTTAGAGGTGATCGAGATCGCACGTTCCGAGATGAGCGGGGGACACTTGTATCTGACCCCCAGAAGATCGATGAGCTGTTCGACAGTTACAGGTCGCGATTTGACCAGTGA